A DNA window from Paraclostridium bifermentans contains the following coding sequences:
- a CDS encoding tRNA threonylcarbamoyladenosine dehydratase, which translates to MNKNFKTRTGLIIGNEGIEKLQNSNVIVFGVGGVGSFAAEAIARAGVGKMTIVDFDDVDITNINRQIPALHSTVGKYKVDVMKDRILDINPNIDIKAIRAKYTAENSEEILCEEYDYVIDAIDMVTSKIHLIETCVKKNFNIISSMGMGNKLDPTKIVVTDIYKTQMCPLAKVMRKELRDRKIKKLKVVYSTEQPVELKEKIMNGKKITPGSISFVPSVGGLTIASVVVNDLIK; encoded by the coding sequence ATGAACAAAAATTTTAAAACTAGAACAGGTCTTATAATCGGAAATGAAGGAATTGAAAAATTACAAAATTCAAATGTAATTGTATTTGGAGTTGGAGGAGTAGGAAGTTTTGCTGCAGAGGCTATAGCTAGAGCCGGTGTAGGCAAGATGACTATTGTAGACTTTGATGATGTAGACATAACTAATATAAATAGACAAATACCAGCACTTCACTCAACTGTAGGAAAATATAAGGTTGATGTTATGAAAGATAGAATTTTAGATATAAACCCAAATATAGATATAAAAGCAATAAGAGCAAAATATACAGCTGAAAATAGTGAAGAAATATTATGCGAAGAATATGATTATGTTATAGATGCTATAGACATGGTTACTTCTAAAATTCATTTGATAGAAACTTGTGTTAAAAAGAATTTTAATATAATAAGTTCTATGGGTATGGGAAATAAGTTAGATCCTACAAAAATAGTAGTTACGGATATATATAAAACTCAAATGTGCCCCCTTGCTAAAGTTATGAGAAAAGAATTAAGAGATAGAAAGATAAAAAAATTAAAGGTTGTTTATTCAACAGAACAACCTGTAGAGTTAAAAGAAAAAATTATGAATGGAAAGAAAATAACTCCAGGAAGTATATCGTTTGTACCTTCAGTAGGGGGACTTACGATAGCGTCTGTAGTAGTAAATGATTTAATAAAGTAA
- a CDS encoding ComEC/Rec2 family competence protein, producing MKKIICLTFIIITLLVGCGKKTLLSVHIIDVGQGDSILIQTPNKTNILVDGGDEDSSLIIKKFLKSKKVKNIDLVIATHPDTDHIGSLDAVIDKFEISKVYLPNKEVNSDSYYNLIQSCSMKNIHPQFLEKGNVISLDNNIKLTVLNPSYTHLDNNSNSIVFKLDYGKKSFLFTGDCTLENEQEILNSFNLSNINFLKVAHHGSKNSSGENFINTITPDVAVISCGYDNEYGHPHKETLLNLSKTNTKVYRTDKQGHLSFYSDGNTITTSSPPK from the coding sequence ATGAAAAAAATCATATGTTTAACATTTATTATAATAACACTTTTGGTTGGTTGTGGCAAAAAAACGCTCCTATCAGTACATATAATAGATGTAGGTCAAGGTGACAGTATCTTAATTCAAACTCCAAATAAAACTAACATATTAGTTGATGGAGGAGATGAAGATAGCTCTCTTATTATAAAAAAGTTTTTAAAATCTAAAAAAGTTAAAAATATAGATTTAGTTATAGCTACTCATCCAGATACTGACCATATAGGAAGTTTAGATGCTGTTATTGATAAATTTGAAATTTCCAAAGTTTATCTTCCAAATAAAGAAGTAAATAGCGATTCATATTACAATCTAATTCAATCTTGTAGTATGAAAAATATTCATCCTCAATTCCTCGAAAAGGGAAATGTCATAAGTTTAGACAATAACATAAAATTAACCGTCTTAAATCCTTCTTATACCCATTTAGATAATAATTCAAACTCTATCGTCTTCAAATTAGACTATGGTAAAAAATCATTTTTATTTACAGGTGACTGCACATTAGAAAATGAACAAGAAATATTAAATAGTTTTAACTTAAGTAATATAAATTTTTTAAAAGTTGCTCATCATGGTAGTAAAAATTCTTCAGGTGAAAATTTTATAAACACTATAACTCCTGATGTCGCAGTTATATCTTGTGGGTATGATAATGAATACGGACATCCACATAAAGAAACTTTACTTAATTTATCAAAAACAAACACAAAAGTATACAGAACTGATAAACAAGGCCACCTATCCTTTTACAGTGACGGAAATACCATAACCACCTCATCACCACCTAAATAG
- a CDS encoding DUF2156 domain-containing protein, with product MIFKEIDINAYEELKPFFHHVDYEACEYCFTTLYMWRHVYKTSYYVNDDFALIVGEYEGDRFSVLPLAKKDKIHEALEFMVDYFKHEDHQIYLRAVTKEVVELLQKDYPGKFKYIEERDYFDYVYDAEALRTLKGRKNQKKRNHLNYFLKEYEGRFEYKKLGKKEFGDCIELLRAWASNKAEQGDVDDGIDDEFIGIKKIFDNYDVLEEEVKVAGVYIDNKLEAFTIGEYINEDMALIHIEKANPEIRGLYQYINQQFLVHEFENVEFVNREEDLGIEGLRKAKLSYHPCKFVEKYTVMEA from the coding sequence ATGATTTTTAAAGAAATTGATATAAATGCATATGAGGAATTAAAACCTTTTTTCCATCATGTTGATTACGAAGCATGTGAATATTGTTTTACTACTTTATATATGTGGAGACATGTTTATAAAACTAGTTATTATGTAAATGATGATTTTGCATTAATTGTTGGAGAATATGAAGGAGATAGATTTTCAGTACTTCCATTAGCAAAAAAAGATAAAATACATGAAGCTTTAGAGTTTATGGTTGATTACTTTAAACATGAAGATCATCAAATTTATTTAAGAGCTGTTACAAAAGAAGTTGTTGAATTACTTCAAAAAGATTATCCAGGGAAGTTTAAATATATAGAAGAGAGAGATTACTTTGACTATGTATATGATGCTGAGGCTCTAAGAACATTAAAGGGAAGAAAGAATCAAAAGAAAAGAAATCATCTAAATTATTTCTTAAAAGAATATGAAGGAAGATTTGAATATAAGAAATTAGGAAAAAAAGAGTTTGGGGATTGTATAGAACTTTTAAGAGCTTGGGCTAGTAACAAAGCTGAACAAGGCGATGTAGATGATGGAATAGACGATGAATTTATAGGAATTAAAAAAATATTTGATAATTACGATGTATTAGAAGAAGAAGTTAAAGTAGCTGGAGTATATATAGATAATAAGTTAGAAGCATTTACTATAGGTGAATATATAAATGAGGATATGGCACTTATTCATATTGAAAAAGCTAATCCAGAAATCAGAGGGTTATACCAATATATAAATCAACAATTTTTAGTACATGAATTTGAAAATGTAGAGTTTGTAAATAGAGAAGAAGACCTAGGGATTGAAGGGCTTAGAAAAGCTAAGCTTTCATATCATCCATGCAAATTTGTAGAAAAGTATACGGTTATGGAGGCATAA
- a CDS encoding GNAT family N-acetyltransferase: MDIRYAKGEDLEDLKDIWNYCFGDEESFVDYYFNNKYKPENTVIVKEDNELKSSLQLNQYKIKLNEKVYDTSYVVGVSTFPNARGKGYMKDMMDFSLNELYKKGQVVSLLMPIDYRLYKKYGYEHCYDQLEYKLDIDGLKQFKINGDFEKINESHIDYMIDIYNEFVSKCNGYVVRDKFYYENLFKEIKCENGHIYIHKDNDYDGYIIYFLMGDTMFVREMCYKNINSLKSMLKFIFNHNTQCKNIKVMSPITDSIRFILSNLKDNEISLKPFMMGRVINVEDFLNEIYIEHKDLDSVYIKIDDNQIKENDNVFEVKILNNRIVAKKSNSEADFKLSINNFSQMAFEYTDINQILFVENIEVTDKNKKAIDLLNSIFDKKENYINEYV; the protein is encoded by the coding sequence ATGGATATAAGATATGCTAAGGGTGAAGATTTAGAGGACTTAAAAGATATTTGGAATTATTGCTTTGGAGATGAAGAATCATTTGTTGACTACTATTTTAACAATAAGTATAAGCCGGAAAATACTGTAATTGTTAAAGAAGACAACGAACTTAAATCTTCTCTTCAATTAAATCAATATAAAATAAAGTTAAATGAAAAAGTTTACGATACGTCATATGTAGTAGGCGTTTCTACGTTTCCAAATGCAAGAGGCAAAGGATACATGAAGGATATGATGGACTTTTCATTAAATGAACTTTATAAAAAAGGACAAGTAGTTTCGCTACTTATGCCTATAGACTATAGATTATATAAAAAGTATGGATATGAGCATTGTTATGATCAATTAGAATATAAACTTGACATAGATGGTTTAAAACAATTTAAAATAAATGGAGATTTTGAAAAAATAAATGAAAGTCATATAGATTATATGATTGATATTTATAACGAGTTTGTATCTAAATGTAATGGATATGTTGTTAGAGATAAATTTTATTATGAAAATTTATTTAAAGAAATAAAATGTGAAAATGGTCATATTTACATACATAAAGATAATGACTATGATGGATATATAATATATTTTCTTATGGGAGATACTATGTTTGTAAGAGAGATGTGTTATAAGAATATAAATTCTTTGAAGTCTATGTTAAAGTTTATTTTCAACCACAATACTCAATGCAAAAATATAAAAGTAATGTCTCCTATTACAGATAGTATAAGATTTATATTATCAAACTTAAAGGATAATGAGATAAGTTTAAAACCGTTTATGATGGGAAGAGTTATAAATGTTGAGGACTTTTTAAATGAAATTTATATAGAACATAAGGATTTAGATAGTGTATATATAAAAATTGATGATAATCAAATAAAAGAAAATGATAATGTTTTTGAAGTTAAGATTTTAAATAATAGAATAGTAGCTAAAAAAAGCAATAGTGAAGCTGACTTTAAATTGAGTATAAATAATTTCAGTCAAATGGCTTTTGAGTATACTGATATAAATCAAATTTTATTTGTAGAAAATATTGAGGTAACAGATAAAAATAAAAAAGCAATAGACTTACTAAATTCTATATTTGATAAAAAAGAAAATTATATAAATGAATATGTATAA
- a CDS encoding ComEC/Rec2 family competence protein: MRRPIFITFCIMISISFIVTSFYTNEDYKNDKNCTIEMEGLVKNKVNKNNYVQYQIEDYLINDYSNKIDIKPGQIISFKGALKKHENFKDEKFDYSRYLKSKGYKGIVEINDYKIIGDNFIYIKLFKIKDKISKTIKYLYKDKSKFINSIILGEKEGIDSEVNEIFSKTGVSHILALSGLHVSILITIIGFSFGKINNLLKFAFLAFILWSYSIMVGQSPSIIRAIVCSLISYLAIFVEKRSDSINNLSIVGISLIINNPYVIYNISFQLSFLATLSIIYFYGYINGKIKVKTVSLTLAANILTSPIVYLYFKNISIVCIVSNIVVVPLLSIIIYISILSAIVLPFSLILTKIMVGINTSIIDFIYMTLEFLYNINGSFIEFENSNEILVIVYYILVGIFMIYKEIKTIKEQRNELQGYHQEHEQQRI, from the coding sequence ATGAGAAGGCCAATATTTATAACGTTTTGTATAATGATAAGTATAAGCTTTATTGTTACAAGTTTTTATACAAATGAAGATTATAAAAATGATAAAAATTGTACTATAGAAATGGAAGGGCTAGTTAAAAATAAAGTAAATAAAAATAATTATGTCCAATACCAGATTGAAGATTATTTAATAAATGATTATTCTAATAAAATAGATATAAAGCCAGGTCAAATTATAAGCTTTAAAGGGGCGTTAAAAAAACATGAAAACTTTAAGGATGAAAAATTTGATTATAGTAGGTATCTAAAAAGCAAAGGGTATAAAGGGATTGTAGAAATAAATGATTATAAAATTATTGGAGATAATTTTATTTATATCAAATTGTTTAAAATAAAAGATAAAATAAGTAAAACAATAAAGTATTTATATAAAGACAAATCTAAATTTATAAATTCAATAATTTTAGGTGAAAAAGAAGGGATAGATTCAGAAGTAAATGAAATTTTTTCTAAAACTGGAGTAAGTCATATTTTAGCTTTATCAGGACTTCATGTAAGCATACTTATAACTATAATTGGATTTAGCTTTGGGAAAATAAACAATTTGCTTAAATTTGCTTTTTTAGCTTTTATACTGTGGAGCTACAGTATTATGGTTGGACAATCTCCGTCCATAATAAGAGCTATAGTTTGCAGCTTGATATCTTATTTGGCAATTTTTGTAGAAAAAAGGTCAGATAGTATAAATAACCTGTCTATTGTAGGTATTTCCTTAATAATAAATAATCCTTATGTGATTTATAATATAAGTTTCCAATTGTCTTTTCTTGCAACATTGTCTATAATATACTTCTATGGTTATATAAATGGAAAAATAAAAGTTAAGACCGTATCTCTTACTTTAGCGGCTAATATATTAACATCTCCAATAGTATATTTATATTTTAAAAATATATCTATTGTATGTATAGTTAGTAATATAGTAGTTGTACCACTTTTAAGTATAATTATATACATTAGCATTTTAAGTGCTATAGTATTGCCGTTTAGTTTAATTTTAACTAAAATAATGGTTGGGATTAACACAAGTATAATTGATTTTATATATATGACATTAGAATTTTTATATAATATAAATGGAAGCTTTATTGAATTTGAAAATTCTAATGAAATTTTAGTTATTGTATATTACATTTTAGTAGGAATTTTTATGATATATAAAGAAATAAAAACGATAAAGGAGCAAAGAAATGAATTACAAGGATATCATCAAGAGCATGAACAACAACGAATTTAA
- the holA gene encoding DNA polymerase III subunit delta — MNYKDIIKSMNNNEFKNVYLFYGREFYLIENVIKTCKKSLNESMIDFNLDILDGKELTLDQILSNAETLPFMDERKILIIKDFELLKGKKKNFSDSDESELIEYIEKVPSTTVIVFLVYGDVDKRKSLVKKINKVGIVNHCDKLSDMDLFKWVKNRFKQNEVYINDSEIMYFIEQEGYRDKNSEKTLSDLQNEINKIASFVGKGNNVTKAIIDKLSQKKVENDIFKLIDEIGNKNSSHAMKIVTDMILEGESVLGIFAMVSKQFKLVMQARQLQNQGYSSKVIAEKLSAHPFVVTKALKQGRLFADEAVVDMLNFILESDFKIKNGLMKDNLAVEILVSKYCQ, encoded by the coding sequence ATGAATTACAAGGATATCATCAAGAGCATGAACAACAACGAATTTAAAAATGTATATCTTTTTTATGGAAGAGAGTTTTATTTAATAGAAAATGTAATCAAAACTTGTAAAAAAAGTTTGAATGAAAGTATGATAGATTTTAACCTAGATATCCTTGATGGAAAAGAACTGACATTAGATCAAATTTTAAGCAATGCAGAAACACTTCCATTTATGGATGAGAGGAAAATTTTAATAATAAAAGATTTTGAATTACTAAAGGGAAAGAAAAAAAACTTTTCAGATAGTGATGAAAGTGAGCTTATAGAATATATTGAAAAAGTACCTAGCACAACGGTTATAGTTTTCTTAGTTTATGGAGATGTAGATAAAAGAAAAAGTTTAGTTAAAAAAATCAACAAAGTTGGAATAGTTAATCATTGCGATAAGTTAAGTGATATGGATTTATTCAAATGGGTAAAGAATAGATTCAAGCAAAATGAAGTATATATAAATGATTCTGAAATCATGTATTTTATAGAGCAAGAAGGATATAGAGATAAAAACAGTGAAAAGACATTATCTGATTTACAAAACGAAATAAATAAAATAGCTTCATTTGTAGGCAAAGGAAATAATGTAACAAAAGCTATTATTGATAAATTATCTCAAAAGAAAGTTGAAAATGATATATTTAAACTAATTGATGAGATTGGAAATAAAAATTCATCACATGCAATGAAAATAGTAACGGATATGATTTTAGAAGGGGAATCTGTTCTTGGTATATTTGCTATGGTTTCAAAGCAATTTAAATTAGTAATGCAGGCAAGGCAATTACAAAACCAAGGGTATTCATCTAAAGTTATAGCTGAAAAACTATCAGCACATCCATTTGTAGTTACTAAGGCTTTAAAACAGGGGAGACTATTTGCTGATGAAGCTGTAGTTGATATGTTAAATTTTATATTAGAAAGTGATTTTAAAATAAAGAATGGACTAATGAAAGATAATTTAGCGGTAGAGATACTTGTAAGCAAGTATTGTCAATAA
- the rpsT gene encoding 30S ribosomal protein S20, with protein MANIKSAKKRIKVIEKKTALNRARKSQIKTAIRKFEEAVTAGNREEAAARFQYAQKRISQVASKGTIHKNAAARKVAKLAQKLNGMNA; from the coding sequence ATGGCAAACATAAAATCAGCAAAGAAAAGAATAAAAGTTATCGAGAAGAAAACTGCTTTAAACAGAGCTAGAAAATCTCAAATAAAAACTGCAATAAGAAAGTTCGAAGAAGCTGTTACTGCAGGAAACAGAGAAGAGGCTGCTGCTAGATTCCAATACGCTCAAAAGAGAATATCTCAAGTAGCTTCTAAAGGAACTATACACAAGAACGCTGCAGCTAGAAAAGTAGCTAAGTTAGCTCAAAAGTTAAACGGAATGAACGCTTAA
- the gpr gene encoding GPR endopeptidase encodes MISLRTDLALEAREIYEQGNDGSNIPGVKIDTKELDDCIVTKVEVLDEQGSQIMNKGIGIYTTIESKLMKYDDDESREQVTEYLKDELIDILGTDKTKKTLVIGLGNWNITSDALGPKAVSKTLVTRHIFKNYNKEYDDDFTEVAGLSPGVMGITGIETSEIVKSIVDMIKPDRVIAIDALASRKMERVNSTIQISTAGISPGGGVGNKRKALNKDYLGVDVIAIGVPTVVDAATLTSDVLDLAIDNLMEQSKESKDFYNMLKQLKEEEKYHFIRESLEPYDKNLIVTPKDIDDTIENLAVIISEGLNRSLHPGRIVN; translated from the coding sequence ATGATAAGTTTAAGAACTGATTTAGCTCTAGAAGCTAGAGAAATATATGAACAAGGTAATGATGGAAGTAATATACCTGGAGTTAAAATAGATACAAAAGAATTAGATGATTGTATTGTAACTAAAGTTGAAGTATTAGATGAACAAGGCTCTCAAATTATGAACAAGGGGATAGGGATTTACACGACTATAGAAAGTAAGTTAATGAAATATGATGATGATGAATCTAGAGAGCAGGTAACTGAATATTTAAAAGATGAACTAATAGATATACTTGGAACTGATAAAACTAAAAAGACATTAGTTATAGGGCTTGGTAACTGGAATATAACATCAGATGCATTAGGACCGAAAGCTGTTTCTAAAACTCTAGTAACTAGACATATATTTAAAAACTACAACAAAGAATATGATGATGATTTTACAGAAGTTGCAGGTCTTAGTCCTGGGGTAATGGGAATTACAGGTATAGAGACAAGCGAGATTGTAAAATCAATAGTTGATATGATAAAGCCTGATAGAGTTATAGCAATAGATGCCTTAGCTTCAAGAAAAATGGAGAGAGTAAACTCTACGATACAAATTTCAACAGCTGGAATTTCACCTGGAGGAGGGGTTGGTAATAAACGAAAAGCATTAAATAAAGACTATTTAGGGGTAGATGTAATAGCGATAGGAGTTCCAACAGTAGTTGATGCTGCAACATTAACTAGTGATGTACTTGACCTTGCAATTGATAATCTTATGGAACAATCCAAAGAAAGCAAAGATTTTTACAACATGCTAAAACAGTTAAAAGAAGAAGAAAAATATCATTTTATAAGAGAATCATTAGAACCATATGATAAGAATTTAATAGTTACACCAAAAGATATAGATGATACGATTGAAAATCTAGCAGTAATAATAAGCGAAGGCTTAAATAGATCGCTTCATCCTGGGAGAATTGTAAATTAA
- the spoIIP gene encoding stage II sporulation protein P, with translation MRRKVASLSILTCVICGLCFKTSYALNEDEFLKFLINTSYPETKVDTPKSENEKEASKAENKSEKKSTNKEDEFVKMYVGEENVPKVEDSSKKEKTTETASTSSKYVDNVLATKDQPQILIYHTHGGETYVNSPTGNYHSYDKENATLEIGALLTQELDKRGRSVVHNTTYHDMPEFTGAYSRSLKTIETMKAKYKSIDVIIDLHRDGRDIASEKAKKDFHDACTTKINGENVAKFLFVVGEKSENYSNNLQLAKEITAFAESKYPGITRPVVKKPKAKFNQYKSDKPLLLEVGGNANTIEEAQASVKYIAEVIDEFLKEKGM, from the coding sequence ATGAGAAGAAAAGTTGCTAGTTTGAGCATTTTAACCTGTGTTATATGTGGGTTATGTTTTAAAACATCGTATGCACTAAATGAAGATGAGTTTTTAAAATTTCTTATAAATACAAGTTATCCAGAGACTAAGGTAGATACACCTAAATCTGAAAATGAAAAGGAAGCAAGTAAAGCGGAAAATAAATCAGAAAAAAAATCTACAAATAAAGAAGATGAATTTGTAAAGATGTATGTAGGAGAAGAAAATGTTCCTAAAGTTGAGGATTCATCCAAAAAAGAAAAAACTACAGAGACGGCATCTACAAGTAGCAAATATGTAGATAATGTATTAGCGACAAAAGATCAACCTCAAATTCTTATATATCATACTCATGGAGGAGAAACTTATGTAAATTCTCCAACTGGAAATTATCACTCTTATGATAAAGAAAATGCTACCCTTGAAATTGGAGCACTTTTAACTCAAGAATTAGATAAAAGAGGAAGATCTGTAGTTCACAATACTACTTACCATGATATGCCGGAGTTTACAGGTGCATATAGTAGAAGTTTAAAAACTATAGAAACAATGAAGGCAAAATATAAAAGCATTGATGTAATAATAGATTTACATAGAGATGGTAGAGATATAGCAAGTGAAAAAGCTAAGAAAGATTTCCATGATGCATGTACAACTAAAATAAATGGAGAAAATGTTGCTAAATTTTTATTTGTTGTAGGTGAAAAGAGTGAGAACTATTCTAACAATTTACAATTAGCAAAAGAAATTACAGCATTTGCTGAAAGTAAATACCCAGGAATAACAAGACCAGTAGTTAAAAAGCCAAAAGCAAAATTCAATCAATATAAGTCAGATAAGCCATTGTTACTAGAAGTAGGAGGAAATGCAAACACTATAGAAGAAGCACAAGCATCAGTTAAATATATTGCAGAAGTAATAGATGAATTTTTAAAAGAAAAAGGTATGTAG
- the lepA gene encoding translation elongation factor 4, which yields MDSKQSRTRNFSIIAHIDHGKSTLADRLIQHTGLVSEREMKDQLLDNMDLERERGITIKLQNIRLVYKAKDGQEYYLNLIDTPGHVDFNYEVSRSLAACEGALLVVDAAQGVEAQTLANVYLAIDQDLEILPVINKIDLPSARPDEIKTEIEDIIGLDASEAPLISAKSGLNIEDVLEAIVKNVPAPQGDKEAPLKALIFDSYYDAYKGVVAYVRVYEGTVKKGMTIKMMNTNKKFEVTEVGVMAPGQRELDELSAGDVGYIAASIKDIRSCCVGDTITDANNPTENSMPGYKKATPMVYCGIYPGEGEKYENVRDALEKLQVNDAALEFEAESSAALGFGFRCGFLGLLHMEIIQERLEREFDLDIITTAPSVIYKVTKTDGELVMVQNPANLPERDEIQMIEEPMVKGDIIVPKDYVGTVMELCQERRGDMINMEYIDEKRVMLHYDLPLNEVVYDFFDALKSRTRGYGSLDYELKDYVPSKLVKLDILINKEQVDALSFIVHESKAYSRGKSMCEKLKGEIPRHQFPVPIQAAVGNKVMARETISALRKDVLAKCYGGDISRKKKLLEKQKEGKKRMRQIGSVEVPQKAFMSVLKLDS from the coding sequence GTGGACAGCAAACAAAGTAGAACGAGAAATTTTAGTATAATAGCGCATATAGACCATGGAAAGTCTACCTTAGCAGATAGATTAATTCAACATACAGGACTTGTTAGTGAAAGAGAGATGAAAGATCAGTTATTAGATAACATGGATCTTGAAAGAGAAAGAGGAATCACTATAAAGCTTCAAAATATTAGATTAGTTTATAAGGCTAAGGACGGACAAGAGTATTACTTAAACTTAATAGATACTCCAGGACATGTAGACTTCAACTATGAGGTTTCAAGAAGTTTAGCAGCTTGTGAAGGGGCATTACTTGTAGTAGATGCAGCTCAAGGTGTTGAAGCTCAGACATTAGCAAATGTTTATCTAGCAATAGATCAAGATTTAGAAATATTACCAGTTATAAATAAAATAGATTTACCAAGTGCAAGACCAGATGAAATAAAAACAGAAATAGAAGATATAATAGGGCTTGATGCAAGTGAAGCTCCACTTATATCAGCTAAAAGTGGATTAAACATAGAAGATGTACTAGAAGCTATAGTTAAAAATGTTCCAGCACCACAAGGTGATAAAGAAGCTCCTTTAAAAGCATTAATATTTGACTCATATTATGATGCATATAAAGGGGTTGTAGCATACGTTAGAGTATATGAGGGAACAGTTAAAAAAGGTATGACTATAAAAATGATGAACACTAATAAAAAGTTTGAAGTAACTGAAGTTGGTGTTATGGCTCCAGGACAAAGAGAGTTAGATGAGTTAAGTGCTGGAGATGTTGGATACATTGCAGCTAGTATAAAAGATATAAGAAGTTGTTGTGTCGGAGATACAATAACTGATGCTAACAACCCAACTGAAAATTCAATGCCAGGATATAAAAAGGCTACTCCAATGGTTTATTGTGGTATATACCCAGGTGAAGGAGAAAAGTACGAAAACGTAAGAGATGCTTTAGAGAAGCTACAAGTTAATGATGCAGCTCTTGAATTTGAAGCTGAAAGTTCAGCAGCATTAGGATTTGGATTTAGATGTGGATTCTTAGGACTATTACATATGGAGATAATCCAGGAGAGATTAGAAAGAGAATTCGATTTAGACATAATAACTACAGCACCATCTGTTATATATAAAGTAACAAAAACTGATGGGGAATTAGTTATGGTACAAAATCCAGCTAACTTACCAGAACGTGATGAGATACAAATGATAGAAGAGCCGATGGTAAAAGGTGACATAATAGTTCCTAAAGACTATGTAGGTACAGTTATGGAACTTTGCCAAGAGAGACGTGGAGATATGATAAATATGGAATACATAGATGAAAAAAGAGTAATGCTTCACTATGATCTTCCACTTAATGAAGTTGTTTATGATTTCTTCGATGCTCTAAAGTCTAGAACAAGAGGATATGGATCATTAGATTACGAGTTAAAGGATTATGTTCCTTCTAAGCTTGTAAAATTAGATATATTAATAAACAAAGAACAAGTTGACGCACTTAGCTTTATAGTTCATGAAAGTAAAGCTTACTCAAGAGGGAAGTCAATGTGTGAAAAATTAAAAGGTGAAATACCTAGACATCAATTCCCAGTACCTATACAAGCTGCAGTTGGTAATAAGGTAATGGCTAGAGAAACTATAAGTGCACTTAGAAAAGACGTTCTTGCTAAGTGTTACGGTGGAGATATATCACGTAAAAAGAAACTTCTTGAAAAACAAAAAGAAGGTAAGAAACGTATGAGACAAATTGGATCTGTAGAAGTTCCACAAAAAGCGTTCATGTCTGTATTAAAATTAGATAGCTAA